CAAGCGCCGGGTGGCCGTTCGAGGCCGGCACGTCCACCAGCACGTTCGCCGGCGACGAGCCCATCGTCACCTCGGCCACGAGTCCGGTCTTCTCCTCGATCTCTTTAGCGATGGCCTTGGCCCTGCCGATCGTCTCGGGCGTCAGATGGTCGTCGTCCGTGATCTTGACCCGCACCGCGTTGATCGCCTTGGGACCGTCGATCTTGACCGCCGCGTCGAGGGTGGTGATCATGCCGGGCGGCGCCGTGAGAAAGCCAGCCGGCGTGGCGTCGCCCCTGTACGTCACGGGTGGGTTGACGGCCGCCCCGCGGGGATCGAGGACCCGGGTCGCTTCAAACGGGCGATACGTCATCAGCGGCAGTTGCTGGCCGCCACGCTGCGCAGGGAGGCGGGTGGTGTCGTATGAGCCGACGTAGATGAACTTCACGTCCTTCCAGCCGGGTTCGGTCGGCATCGGAAACGGAGTGAAGGTGCGATAAGAGCCCCCTAGACCAACCTCGGTTTCACTCACCAACGTGCCGAAACCGTAGGGACCCGTCGGCGTCTCGCGACGACCGGCCAGCATTTCCTTGAACCGGTCCGGCTGGCTCCGAAGCTGTAGAGCCGTGGGCCAGCGACCGGAAAAGGGACTGCGAGTCTGCGTGTAGGTCAGAAGTCCCGGCCGCCCGATCACAGTCGCGATCTCCTGGGCCCGGCGAACCGTCTCCATTAAGTCGGCAGCGCCGAACGTCTGTCGGAACACCGTTCCTTCTGGAACCCAGCCGCTCTTGAGCCGCTGGAGCTCGGCGGTGTAACTGAGGTCATTGAGGACCGTACTGTTCACAAGGATCGGGATTTCATGCAGGAGCGCGTCGGAATTCCGCCAATACGTGTGTGCGAAGTCGTGGTCTCCCGGGCTGAAGTAACGCCCGTCCACGACGGCTCGGTCCAGCCCAACGAGTTTGGCCTCTGCGGCGGGATCGACGGCCACGAGGGTCGTGTACCATTGCCCTACGGACGCCAAGCCGCCATAGTTTGGCCCGACCTTCCAGAGATCCTGGCGTGCCCATGAGGGCACGTTGCCCTTGTTGTCAGGCACCGCAAAATAGTCGCTCTGCTCCATCTGTTCCGGCCAGGGGCCTCCACCATACGACGTGACGAAATGGAAACGATAAACACCCGGCGGCAAGACGGGCCAAGTCTTCACGAGCGCGTGCCCTTGCTCGCCGCCGAGATCGCCGGCCCCGAGCTCCGGGAGGGGAAATTTTACGACGCCGATCACGGCCAGGGGGGCGGCCACGTCGACGCCCTGGATTCCCCGGATGGCATCCAGGTCCCTCATGGAAATGCCCGGCGGCAGTGTGGCGAGCACGTTGGGCTCGACCAAGTCAGGCAAAGGCTGACCTCCCGGCAGCGGGGCATGGACCAGGATGTCGTACGGCGTGCGCCAGGACTGTTCATACGTGCGGATGACGGTGCCGTTGACGTCTTCACCCAGGATCGCGAGAACCGAGAGACCTGCCCCCAGAACGAGCACTCCAAGCAGCGCCAGCGCAAGCCGATCCCGTCTACCCGACCAGAACTTCCAACGCATGGATGTCACCGTCTACCACCCTGCGATAGGAATGAGGAGCGGGAGATGGGCCGTCCACAGACTCGTTCCGACTCTTTCCGATGGATGCGTCGAAGCCTTAGGGACCGCCGAAGGCATGCCTAGCCTCCTCGGTCAAGGTTCGTTGCTGCTGCTGCAATAACGTGAAGAGGCCTGGTACGGGGATTTCGAAAATGGCGATCAATGCGTTCGGAAGAATGATGTCCGTTGCTTCGGAAATAGCTGAACTTGGCCTTCACGTCAAGTCTTGACCGGCTCTAGACCGATAAGTGTGTTAAAAGGAAACGAGCGGCAGAAGAGCTGAGGATGGTCTTAGCGCAGGACATCCGAAGGAGGCTCCTTGCCGCTCATGAAGAAAGCGATCGTCGCGATGCTGGGGCTGTAAGGCTGCCGTCGCACACCATCATGACCGGGAGCGCCCATCCTCCCGCCGAACCCCCTCCCACAGCCGGTCGGGGCTCCACGGGGGCGCTCCGTTGCGGCGCGCTTCCAGGGCGCGCAGCACCGTTCGGTGGAACGGCGCCCCCAGCCCCGCCTCCTCTGCTGCTTCGGCCACGCGGCCGTACAGCCACGGCGCCTCCAGGGGCCGCCCGGCCTCGAGGTCGAGCAGGAGGGACGGGGGCTTGTCGCCGCGCGCGCCGGCCAGCGGGCGCGCCAGGAGCCGCCGGACGAGGAACGCGGGACCGCGAAGGACATGCCGGAACAAGCGCACAGGGAAACCGGGCACGTCGACCCACCGCACCCCCGCCGCTTCGCCGACGCGGACCGTCTCCCTCAGGAGTCCGATCTCGAACGACATCGCCAGCGGATCGCGCGCGATGCGCGCCGGCGTCCACCCCAGCGCGGCCGCCGTCCCGTTCGCGGCGACGTTGAGCAGAAGCTTCGACCACTTCAGGTCACGGCCGCGCGAGCCGGGGATCACGCGAGCCGGCAGGCCGCCACGGGTGAACCGTTCCGCCAGGGCGTCCAACACGCCCGCGGCGGGCGGCGGCACGGCGGCGGACCAAGCGCTCAGGGCGACCCCGCCCCGCGTCGCGCGGGAGTCGCCGCCGCGGTCCCGGTGGACGGCCGCCGTCACGGCTCCCGCGACGACGACCCAGTCCGAGGCCACAGCCGCGAGCGCCTCCTCGTTGCCAAGCCCGTTCTGCAACGACACGACGCACGTGCCGGGCGACAGGTCCAGGCGCTGCAGGCGCTCGGCCACGTCGGCCGTGGCGTAGGCCTTGACGCAGACCAACGCCGCGTCGACGCCGCGTGCGGCCGCGGCCGGGACGTCGTCCCACGTCAGGACCGGCATGTCCAGGATCCGGCCGCCACGGCGCGACACCACCCGCACATCCGCGCCGGCCGCCCGCAGGGTCGACGCGCAGAGGCCGCCGATGGCGCCGGCCCCGACGACGAGAACCCGCACCGCGCCTACGCCCCCTTGCGTGCCGGCGCGCGTTCCAGGGCCCCTCCCGACGGAGGCCAGATGCGGAGTTCCTCGCCGCGCCAGAGCCTGCGGATGTTCGTGCGGTGCTGCAGCAGGATCAGCGCCGCCCCGGCGAGGCCGTACACGACGGCCGCCGGTTCTGCCCCCAGTGCCCACAGGAAGAGCGGCGCGCTCAGGCCGCCGGCCATGGACCCGACGCTGGAATACCGCGTGAGCGCCACCGCCGCGATCCACACGACGGCGACGCCGGCTGCCGCCCAGGGCTGCAACGCGAGGAGGCCGCCGAACGACGTGGCGACCCCCTTTCCGCCTTTGAAACGCAGGAATGGTGACCAGTTGTGGCCGGCGACCGCCGCGATCGCCGCCGCCACCTGCCATGCCGTTCCGAGCCCCAGGTCCCGCGTGGCGAGGACCGCGATGGCCCCCTTGCAGACGTCCGCGACCAGCACGACCGCGGCCAGCCGCGGCCCTGCCACGCGCATCACGTTCGCGGTGCCGATGTTCCCGCTGCCGCACGTGCGCACGTCGACGCCGCGGCGCAGGCGCACCGCGATCCAGCCGACCGGCACGCTCCCGAGAAGGCCGGCGCACGCCAGCGCCACCATGCCATAGGCGATTGCCATGCGAATGCGTCCCCCGTCCACCGGACGTCCGGCCTCGTGCCGTGTCCGCCCCTGTAAGCATACGTGGAGCGTCGCCCGGCGACGAGACCTCGCAAGAAAAAACCGCTCCTCCAATTCGTGGAGGAGCGGCGAAATGAGCGCGCACGTGGTGAGAACAAAGGAGCGCAATGCGTGGCGCGTGTCTAGTGGTTCACGGCTTCCTTCAGAGGACGACCCGCGCGGAACACCGGGACCCGACGGGCGCTGATGCGCAACGCCTTGCCCGTCTGCGGATTGCGGCCCTGACGAGCGCTGCGCTGGCGCACCTCGAAGCTGCCGAAGCCGACGAGCGACACCTTCTGACCCTTCGACAACGACTCCCGAATGCAGGCGAGGACCGCGTCAATGGCACGGCTCGCGTCCTTCTTCGTCAGGCCGGTCGCCTCCGAGACCCGTTGGATGAGTTCGGCCTTGTTCACGGGTTGGCACCCCCTTTCTTCACTGCGCGCTATTTTCTCCGCCCTAATAAGAAGTCCTTCCCGTTTCTTCCAACGATGCGCTTAACCTAAACAAACAAGACGAA
The window above is part of the Clostridia bacterium genome. Proteins encoded here:
- the plsY gene encoding glycerol-3-phosphate 1-O-acyltransferase PlsY; its protein translation is MAIAYGMVALACAGLLGSVPVGWIAVRLRRGVDVRTCGSGNIGTANVMRVAGPRLAAVVLVADVCKGAIAVLATRDLGLGTAWQVAAAIAAVAGHNWSPFLRFKGGKGVATSFGGLLALQPWAAAGVAVVWIAAVALTRYSSVGSMAGGLSAPLFLWALGAEPAAVVYGLAGAALILLQHRTNIRRLWRGEELRIWPPSGGALERAPARKGA
- a CDS encoding ketopantoate reductase family protein, whose product is MRVLVVGAGAIGGLCASTLRAAGADVRVVSRRGGRILDMPVLTWDDVPAAAARGVDAALVCVKAYATADVAERLQRLDLSPGTCVVSLQNGLGNEEALAAVASDWVVVAGAVTAAVHRDRGGDSRATRGGVALSAWSAAVPPPAAGVLDALAERFTRGGLPARVIPGSRGRDLKWSKLLLNVAANGTAAALGWTPARIARDPLAMSFEIGLLRETVRVGEAAGVRWVDVPGFPVRLFRHVLRGPAFLVRRLLARPLAGARGDKPPSLLLDLEAGRPLEAPWLYGRVAEAAEEAGLGAPFHRTVLRALEARRNGAPPWSPDRLWEGVRREDGRSRS
- a CDS encoding HU family DNA-binding protein, encoding MNKAELIQRVSEATGLTKKDASRAIDAVLACIRESLSKGQKVSLVGFGSFEVRQRSARQGRNPQTGKALRISARRVPVFRAGRPLKEAVNH